One window of the Clupea harengus chromosome 20, Ch_v2.0.2, whole genome shotgun sequence genome contains the following:
- the LOC105906277 gene encoding POU domain, class 3, transcription factor 4: MATAASNPYSIINSNSMVHADVSVMQQGTFRNHQKLLQSDYLQGVQSNGHPLAHQWVTSVSEGSPWSSSLATNALDQQDVKPGREDLQLGAIIHHRSPHVAHHSPHTNHPGAWGTPVSHNSSINTGGQPINIYSQTGFTVNGMLEHGGLTPPPNSAQNQSLHPGLRDTPDHGDMGGHHCHDHSDEETPTSDELEQFAKQFKQRRIKLGFTQADVGLALGTLYGNVFSQTTICRFEALQLSFKNMCKLKPLLNKWLEEADSTTGSPSSIDKIAAQGRKRKKRTSIEVSVKGVLETHFLKCPKPAAQEITSLADSLQLEKEVVRVWFCNRRQKEKRMTPPGEQQSHEVYSHGVTDNSSCRDL, from the coding sequence ATGGCCACAGCTGCCTCGAATCCCTACAGCATTATCAACTCCAACTCCATGGTTCATGCGGACGTCTCGGTCATGCAACAAGGGACTTTCAGGAATCACCAGAAACTTCTCCAAAGTGATTATCTACAGGGAGTCCAAAGCAATGGACACCCACTTGCACATCAGTGGGTGACCAGCGTGTCCGAGGGAAGCCCTTGGTCATCCTCTTTGGCGACCAATGCTCTGGACCAGCAGGACGTGAAGCCGGGACGGGAAGATCTCCAACTCGGGGCGATCATTCATCACAGGTCGCCTCATGTCGCCCACCATTCGCCCCATACAAATCATCCAGGTGCATGGGGGACACCCGTGTCTCATAACTCATCCATAAACACCGGCGGACAACCTATCAACATATACTCGCAAACGGGCTTTACTGTCAATGGCATGCTAGAGCATGGCGGGCTGACGCCTCCACCAAACTCCGCGCAGAACCAGAGTTTGCACCCAGGACTGCGAGACACGCCGGACCATGGCGATATGGGGGGGCACCACTGCCATGACCACTCCGACGAGGAGACGCCGACCTCGGACGAGCTGGAGCAGTTCGCTAAGCAGTTCAAACAAAGGCGGATCAAACTGGGCTTCACCCAGGCTGACGTGGGGCTTGCGCTGGGGACACTATATGGCAACGTTTTCTCGCAGACGACCATCTGCAGGTTTGAAGCTCTGCAGCTCAGTTTCAAGAATATGTGCAAACTAAAACCGCTGCTGAACAAGTGGCTAGAGGAGGCAGATTCGACCACGGGCAGTCCGAGCAGCATTGACAAAATCGCTGCACAGGGGAGGAAACGAAAGAAACGGACCTCGATCGAGGTGAGCGTCAAAGGGGTGTTGGAGACACATTTTCTAAAATGCCCCAAACCGGCGGCTCAGGAGATAACCTCTTTGGCTGACAGCCTACAGCTCGAGAAGGAGGTGGTTCGTGTGTGGTTTTGTAACAGAAgacaaaaggagaagagaatgaCTCCACCGGGAGAACAGCAATCTCACGAGGTTTATTCTCACGGCGTAACAGACAACTCTTCGTGCCGTGATCTCTGA